The genomic segment CAGCTCACTTAAATCCCAGCAATACCGAGGAGTGGGTTAGACTGGCAGAAATGTCACTGGAGCAGGACAATATTAAACAGGCTATTTTCTGCTACACAAAAGGTAGCGTAgcaaacattttaataatttaaaattaatgctAGGCGCTAATGGCaatcattttgttttcttctcatttctAGTTTAGTTTGCTTCAGGGTGCTGAGATTCTGATACCTCTTTCTGAATTAATGAATCTTTAATATGGGACGTCCTTGCAAAAACCTTGTGCATGTCCACTAACACGAATCAAGGGAATGAATGTGAAGCCCACTGTTGCCTTTTCCTGAACTCCTCCTATGCTGTTGCTTCTTCCTGTAGCTCTGAAGTATGACCCAACCAACGTGCGGTACCTGGGGGTAAGATCCAGCCTGTACGAGCAGCTGGGGGAGCACAAGATGGCCATGGATGGCTACCGGCGCATCCTGAACCTCCTGGGTCCCTCCGAGGGGGAGCGCTTCATGCAGCTGGCCCGAGACGTGGCCAAGTGAGCTGGGTTTGCAAACACTGGGATTTGCTTTGCCACAGGAGCTTTGTGGTTTAAGTGTGTAGCTGTCCCACAGCAGTTTTTACTACCTTGTGAGCTACTTGTTGAAAGCTGTTCCTCGCCTGTTTCAAAACAGTTTTAAGGTCTTTTGATCATGGTATTTAGGAAGTGTAGCAAAAAATGCAAGGATATGTATTATAACACTATTACTAGTGAAGGTTTCTAAAAACAGGTTAATGTGGGAGACTGTGATGAAAACTCCAGTAATGTCCTAActaagaggggagaaaaaaattgttaattaTTTGAAGTACGTAAAAATTTTCAACAGttgtaaggaaagaaaaaatacttcctttctCACTGTCTTTTATAACATCTACTTGCTAATGAAAACCTTTGCTAATAAgcaaaaataagagaaatacGAAAATCCTTTTGCTTTGATTAAAAGTACATATGATCAGCTATGTGAATTACTTGGTATCTCATGTCTGTATTTTATAGGAGTTACTACGAAGCCAATGATGTGACCTCTGCTATTGAGATAGTGGAAGAGGCCTTTACCAAGAACCAGAACCTTGTTTCCATGGAGGATGTTAACATTGCAGCTGAGCTGTACATCTCCTCCAAGCAGTACGACAAAGCTCTGGCGGTACGAACAGTTCAGTGTATTTGGGTGTCAGTCTCAGCACGTCTTTGCCAGCCAGAATGGGTGGTTCATGTTCATAGTTTTTGTTCCTGCAGTGCTAAAATGAGGTCCTGCTTTTGTAAAGATAGAGGTCAGCAGAAACAGACCGCTTGCTATTAGTTCTGTAGTAATTAGCATTTAAATGAATGGTTGGATTGAATTAATTGAGGGCTGATAGATTTGTATGTTGTTCGAGGTTTAAAATTTTGGGatccttcctctcttctctgcaGTGACCATAATCTTAACAGCCAGGGAAGATCTTCAGGCCGGTTTTGTGAGTAATACCAGCAGAGGTCATTCTCTGAGTGGAAGGTTAAAACCATTACACTGAATGCTCTGATGGTTCAAATGCAAATTGTTGTGATTTATCTGGCAGACTTGTGTTACAACTAATAATTTATGCATTAAGCACTAAGCATACATTCCAGAAAGACAATGCATCTTAACTCTAAGGCATCAGGAGTTAGAGAATATTGCTTACCTGGTCCAGATTTGTTAACTCTCACTTTTGAGACATATTTCCAAATTGATTTGGTCTGGCTTTGAGAGGGAAGATGTTGATATTTGGCCATTGTCATACTTTCAAAAATAGATTGAAAAGACACTGTAAGCTGGAACTTCTTCTTGTAAAAATTCTTATTTGTTGATATTAAATTActtagggcttttttttcttcatgtatttaGATTTTATTCAGCTCTCTGTCAGAGCACAGGATCATGAGCCTGCAAAAAATTCTGATCCATTTTTGTACTTCTTCCCTCCTTAAACATCAATCAGTCAATTTTATATACACAGTGTTTAGCTACTGGATTTATCAATATAGCAGAACTGTAGTCACAGAGCTGTTTCCCTGTTTCTTTTCAAAGGTTCTACTTGGGTAGAtgaatgcagcttttcctctgATAACTTTTGTGATGTCTAAAAATGTCACATTGGCTGGTTGCTTCATTTAGGCTTTAAATCTTTGAAGTTATGCAAGTTACTTTTCTGTTTTAGGTTATTACAGATTATACAGGAATTGTACTTGAAAAAAACATACCAGAAAAAAGtgcagctgaggagaaaaagggTAAGTAGCTGTCAAGTGGTTACTGTGACCCTGCTGTTCATGTATATGACATCTTTCCTTTACCTTTTCAACTCCTGGGTATATTCTGCTGCATTGTTGAGAGCCTTTTCTTCATTCAAATCTGTGGGTGCTCTTAGTGAGTTACACGGCATGACCTCAGCCTGCTGTAAGAAGTTACTCTGGTGTCCCCATAGCCCTGCTGACTCATTGAAGACAAGGACTGCTCTCCAGGCAACTGGAGGCCTCTTAAAGTTCTAAACATTCCTCTGAGAGTTTACATCATACCAGCTATTTCTACCAGCTAAATAGCTTCTAAAAAAAAGTGGCAACTGTACTCAAGAATATCAACCTTTGACCTAAGAGTAATTTTCTTTGTACATCCTGCATCTGTTATTAACCATCTAACTGGAATCTAGGCATACTAGCTTGTAATTCAATGAAGTAGATTGTCTTTGAGAAACGTGCTTTATCAAAGTCATTTCATCTGGAAATGTTTATTTGGGCTGTAGAGTGGACACAGCACCCATAAGCAGGTAGTCTGTTTTGTGATTAAACTGGTGGTTTCAGCAGTCTGACCCAAGCCTAATATAGGGGTAATATACTTCTGTTGGCTTTTTGCTCTGATAGACCAGGTAAAAAATAGAGTTGATTTATGGACAACTGTCCTGATGGAGACTTTAAGCAGGTAATTTATAAGAAACAAAACTATAATGAGTCTAGGAATTAGAACACAATGTTTCCAAGTTACTTCCTATGTGCCACTTGTTGAGAGAAAGCTTCTAAAATAGAGCTTGGTTCTCCACCCTATTTTGCTCTATAACTTTTATAActgcttcctgctctgctgtccttaaaaaacaaaacaatataacacaaaaaaccaccaaactaAAACAAGAGAAACCCAGTTCACTTTTCAGAGTAAGCTGCCAATCAATTACGGATTCAAAGTCAAGTAAGTGTTGGCTTAGCTGGTCCTACTGGTTAATCTGataatcttttaaaaaagataCAGGTGCAGTAGTAGAAACTCAGGAAAGCCAGGAGGCAGTGGCTGACAATCAGAGTCATCCAGTTGCTGAATCCAGTGCTCCAGgtaagtaatttatttttttaatttccgACAAGTCTGTGAACTGACCATATGATTAGGAACTTACTCAGAACTTCCTTCTAACCCAGCCAGCCAGTTTTCATCTTGTAAAAATATATCAGTAGGGGAATAGCTACCCTTGCACTGGGTATTGCAGATGTTGAAGTTGATGCAGACTGACAGCACTTCACCTCATGTGGAATTATTAGTCTCAGAGACAGTAGGAAGACAttgctccagctcctggaaaagatagaggaggaggaggaagagaaggacaGACAAACACTTGCTAGAGCTGATAAGAATGTTTTCTCAGTTTCTGAGCATGGCCTAGTGGCGATGTGGTGCTTGATAAGTGCTTCTTAAACCTTTCTCTCTGGGTTCAGAAGGAAATTCTTTATCTTGTCACAGCTGTGGAGAAAGTCAGCTGCTGCATACCTGAGGGTGTTCCCATAGACATCACGGTCAAGTTGATGGTGTGCTTGATTCATTTGAACATCCTGGAGCCAGTCAGTGTAAGTGGAAACCAGCTCACAAGGAGGGGAATGTTCTAACAAATTGCAAAAGCAAGTAATTGTTTCTGTTTTCGTAGACTGAGGTGGTTGAGGGAGCTGTGGAgattctttttgtttctcttccacTCCAAGAGAGAAAGCTCACAGGCCTATAATAGCAGAAGTAATATCTTTGCCCATAGAAATTACTCAGTGTTAGAATTATGCAGTGTAAGTATTACTAAAGCACAGTAAGTCTCAGCCTGTGACAGGCCCAGGACCGTATTGAAAAGTTATTGAACACTAGGGAAcacatttttactttgttttaaagCCATACTAAATCTGAAGGCTGTTCTTTCATAAAGGACACTCCTCACTGGTGGACACTTTAACCCACTGGATGTGTGAAGCATCTAGAATAGAAAGATGTGGCTTCTTCAGGAAATCTGaatttcagatatttattttttcacttctaaACTAACATTTCAATAAAGGAACTGTAGTTCAGAATGCAAATAGAATAAAAACCATAGGATAAAAATGTAAGCTCTCAATAAGCATGCCTTAAAGAGATGTTCTCATTGATTGTCTTTGCTTGTGTGGTTTTCCTTAAAGCCTCTTTTGACTACTCTGGTGGAACAAAATGTAGAATATGTGGGTGACTTGTATTTGGATGTCGCAGAGGCTTTTCTGGATGTTGGAGAATACAACTCAGCCCTGCCTCTCCTGAGTTCCCTTGTCTGTTCAGAACGATACAACCTGGCTGCTGTGTGGCTTCGGCATGCAGGTGAGAAGAGGCAGGACTGCTGAACATGGGGGACTGAGAGATGATAATACGAAGCTGAGCTTTTCCAGGGACCTTTATCCAAGATCACAGGAATTTTAGATTGACTGGTTGAATGAGAATTGGTATTTGCAGAATGAAGTTTATCATGACAGCTCTGTCGagcatttttttgttcttcatatACACTGAAATTTACATCAGCTAAAAGTACTTTATATAAGTGAAGCAGCACCTATTCTACATTTCATCCTGTGTCAACTGCTGATGTTTGAAGTGAAGCTGTGGATTCATCAATTCATATATATCTGAAtattttcacttgaaaatacatgtttggggtgattttacTAAGAAGGTATGTCAATTTATTTGCAAATTTTGAAACCTTCTTTTTCTGCCACTTAAGTGTCTCCCGTTGCTTATGGTATTTCTAGAGTGCTTGAAGGCTTTGGGACACATGGAGCGTGCTGCAGAGAGCTATGAAAAAGTTGTTGGTCTTGCTCCATTGCATCTTGATGCAAGAATCTCACTTTCAacacttcagcagcagctgggccgGCCTGAGAAAGCTCTGGAGGCTTTGGAACCAATGTATGACCCAGATACACTGGCTCAGGATGCTAACGCTGCGCAGCAGGTGGGTAAAGTGTTCTGTGCTTCCATTTAGGATGTATTATTCTGCCAAAGTAGTTGAATATGTCTGCATAGGACCAGGGATTCAGGCTTACCATTACAGCATCAGGGACACATGCTCCTGACTTTCTCCCTGACCattctctctgcatttccccAGTCCCACCTGATAACTTCTGTGCAATGCACAAGCTTTTGGCCACTGAGAGCCAGTCATGACTCTACATCAAGTTGATCAGCAGTTGCTACATATAAACTATGTGGTTTCACCTCTGTTGACTGTAAGCAGAGGTTCTGAATCCCCTCTTTAGAAGCACCATCACCCTAGGCGAGAGTCATGCCAGATTTCCCTGAAATTGGAGAATTTGGAGCAGTAACTCCTGAGAGTGATTCAGGGAGAGCTTACCTGCTGCTACAGATTCTTACAGCTTTCTGGAAGCTTTTACAATCCTATTAGTACTGTACCGAGTCAAAATTGTTTGTTTTATAAACTCACTATGTGCAGGAGGTTGAGTGATAATGTTCACCCTTGTCCAGGAATTAAAGCTACTCCTGCATCGCTCCACGCTGTTGTATTCCCAAGGCAAAATGTACGGTTACATTGACACGCTGCTCACAATGTTGGCCATGCTCCTGAAGGTAAGCCAGTCTCTCCAGCTGCACTGTAAGAAATTGGACAGTTGTGACTTGGGTCAAGACAAACAACGAATGAACTCAGGAGGAAAGCTAGTGGGCTTTTATAAAGTGGTTTCATAATTTTGTTAGATGGTAATCTTTCAGGTAGCCTGCAATACTGGTGTTCCTGCTTGTAGTGTTCAGAACAGAGAGCTGTTTGTGTGTATAATTATTGATACAGTGACTTTCAACTCGCTGCTCTCAGTGTGCTTAAAACCCACTGAATTCTAAAGCTGCTTCTTGGCTTTTTAACACTCAGCACAGAGCTTTTTTGAGGTGTTGATACTGGCTTCTATTTtaacaattttcttttaaatttctttctttattattttcttgatATGAAAGGACAAAATAAGAATTTGTTTAGCCAGTAAATACAGTGGTGGTAATTTTGtgttaattgatttttatttatttataataggCATGAGTTAAGGGAATTTTTAGACCTCCATTTTACCCACCTGCTCAGCACCTTGGCTATTGTATTATAGTGCTTGAAGAGGTGACTATCCACAAACTTCTGAAACTGATAGAGAAAGGCACTGTTCTTCTTATACTTCTATGCAAAGAGTCATGATTTCAATATACCCAGGGATGTTCCAATCCCAAGAGAAGTCTTTTTAAGTGGCTTGAAGAGTTTGTATCTTGCTTTTGCTTAGCCCAGTTTGCACTGGAGCACGAGACAATGCAGAGATGATATTCCTGTTGGGAATGTTCTCTCTGATGACCTTGCTGTATGGTGGTGTCGCAGACTGTTTTGGGATTCAACGTGAGCAAGATGGATTGGCCATAAAGCTGCCTTTGTCATAGGATGTTATATCATAATCTGAAATGCTGCCCTTAAATTTGTTTCTAGGTAGCAATGAGCAGAGCTCAGGTGTGTTTGATATCTAGTTCCAAATCTGGAGAGAGACACCTCTATCTTATTAAGGTGTCGAGGGATAAAATTTCTGACAATGATGACCAAGAGACAGCAAATTGCGATGCAAAAGGTAACAAATCACAGAttgtttattaaaaacaaagcaacaaggTGAACTCCATAGTTCTGAAATATGATAAACATGCTCCTATTTTGCATGCTAAATCCATGCAGTCCATGTTAACATTGCTTTATTTCTAGGGCAAGGAAGGCAGCAAAACTGAAGATAATGTATCTTAAGTGAACAGTCTCCATTCAGAGAAAAATAGTAAGATTACAGAATAATTCAGATTGAGAAGGGCCTCTAGAGATCTTATGGGCCAACATTCTCCTCAGGGGAAGTATCATACATGCAAATCTAGAACGTAATACAAATACATTGTAGAaatggtgtgatttttttttttttttagctggcCCAGGCTTGGTTGAGCCAGACTACATGTTCTTAAGCACTACTGGATAAATTAGGGAGAGGAACTTTATTGCATTCATGTAGTATCTTTACAGCTTGAACTAGGtgtatttctttccctttgctcccactttgtgagttttttttgctggtgttttATGAACTGCCCTTAAACTACAAAAAAGTAAATACTTCATGTTAGCTGTTAGTGCTACAACTCAAAGACAACAGTCTTTGAAAAGATCAGATTGATGTATGCACctattttgtaaaaatttatCTTTCTTGTTCTAATTTTTCTCAACTTTCTGGCTCCAATATTTCTAGCAATTTTTGCTGGTCTCACAAGCGTTCTGACAAAAGATGACTGGTGGAACCTCCTCCTGAAGGCCATA from the Poecile atricapillus isolate bPoeAtr1 chromosome 5, bPoeAtr1.hap1, whole genome shotgun sequence genome contains:
- the GTF3C3 gene encoding general transcription factor 3C polypeptide 3 isoform X3; the encoded protein is MSGFSPELIEYLEGKISFEEFEQRREERKSREKDGENASAEENEGDVEAPSSSRKASGKSQSQDETDEETADGVSKSVHRVFASMLGENEEEEDEEEEEEEEEEEETTEQLTAGDVFVLEMVLNRETKKMMKEKRPRSKLPRALRGLMGEANIRFARGEREEAILMCMEIIRQAPFAHEPFSTLAMVYEDQGDMEKSLQFGLIAAHLNPSNTEEWVRLAEMSLEQDNIKQAIFCYTKALKYDPTNVRYLGVRSSLYEQLGEHKMAMDGYRRILNLLGPSEGERFMQLARDVAKSYYEANDVTSAIEIVEEAFTKNQNLVSMEDVNIAAELYISSKQYDKALAVITDYTGIVLEKNIPEKSAAEEKKDTGAVVETQESQEAVADNQSHPVAESSAPAVEKVSCCIPEGVPIDITVKLMVCLIHLNILEPVSPLLTTLVEQNVEYVGDLYLDVAEAFLDVGEYNSALPLLSSLVCSERYNLAAVWLRHAECLKALGHMERAAESYEKVVGLAPLHLDARISLSTLQQQLGRPEKALEALEPMYDPDTLAQDANAAQQELKLLLHRSTLLYSQGKMYGYIDTLLTMLAMLLKQFLLVSQAF